Proteins encoded within one genomic window of Methanocalculus alkaliphilus:
- a CDS encoding DNA-directed DNA polymerase II large subunit: MSLPAMSPAMEAYLSSMNRSLEEALAIAREARSRGIDPSTTPEIPIANDLADRVEALLHIPGVAARIRELEAEMSREEAALRIGDDFVARRFGETSREEVVDHAIRCSMALLTEGVVAAPTEGIAKVTFGKNDDGSEYLRIYYAGPIRSAGGTAQALSVLVGDYVRRALGINRYIPRQIEIERYIEEIRQYNNILSLQYAPTEAELRLIIENCPVCIDGEPTERDEVSGYRNLERVETNAVRGGMALVIAEGLALKAPKIQKNVAKMKMSGWEWLDTLVAGTSSSGGEEETGVHPKDKYLKDAIAGRPVFAYPMRKGGFRLRLGRGRNSGFAAGGLNPATMFILGEYLSPGTQMKVERPGKAAGVVPVDTIEGPTVLLTSGEVRRIDREEDAVALISDIEAILDVGEMLISFGEFLENNHPLVPPSYCEEWWLQERGPRHPEDEMEAIRFAMDGAYLHPDYTWFFDDLTMEEFRFLADLVSAGGRVESDQLRIQNNAEIKHLFEEILIPHTMEGGDIVIRTYYSLLACLGLSLDLSRRDGWKTLPASGDGLDAARHLSGFMIRSKAGTRIGGRMGRPGKSAPRKMKSAPHALFPVGDGGGARRSFQGAGAKKSGGTVPDGDLLMQIETTGTVSIPLGERKCPRCGVTTYWNRCGCGEHTEPVFRCLHCNKEVTEDRCPRCDAPTTCQHEVDLNIKKEYDDALARLGILPDALKLLKGLKELKSRDRAVEPIEKGILRAVRDLFAFKDGTVRYDMIDLPLTHFRPREIGVSPERLRELGYHTDMEGRDLVDLDQTVELRPQDILVSRDCGEYLVSVAGFVDDLLEKVYGLPRYYNAQTPADLVGQLLIGLAPHTSAGVLARLIGYSEALVGYAHPFFHAAKRRNCFHGDTEIEVRGPDGWKRLPIRDFVVGNFDLSSPGIDRIGTFYSDPAIPHMTVAIDTNGTPKMRRITSVSVHRAPDHLILFETERGKRLAVTPDHAMLIWDCTYLRKIRAVEVKPGDRVAVMEGGMVLADTIRIAEPTPCLDDRVYCLTVAGDHTLHANGIFTGQCDGDEDCVMLLLDGLINFSRSFLPETRGGSMDAPLVLTSRIDPAEVDKETLNVDLVSRYPLSVYEGCLRYAAPKDLEKEVDHVELRIGTPAQYEGFSFTHDTTDISAGPQTTMYTRLGSMVDKLDAELLLARKIRAVDEDDLAERVLTTHFIRDMIGNLNAFSKQGFRCPRCAAKFRRMPLAGKCRCGGRIIATVTEGAVKKYLAASQSICEQFAISEYTKQRIRVIDASINSTFGEEEKVQLGLADFM; the protein is encoded by the coding sequence ATGAGCCTCCCTGCGATGTCTCCTGCGATGGAGGCATATCTCTCCTCGATGAACCGCTCCCTCGAAGAAGCCCTCGCTATTGCGCGGGAGGCACGATCGCGGGGGATCGATCCCTCAACAACTCCTGAGATCCCGATTGCCAATGATCTCGCTGATCGTGTCGAGGCACTCCTGCATATCCCCGGTGTTGCTGCCCGTATTCGTGAGCTTGAGGCAGAGATGTCGCGTGAGGAGGCGGCACTCCGAATCGGTGATGATTTTGTGGCACGCCGGTTTGGGGAGACGTCGCGAGAGGAGGTGGTTGATCATGCGATCCGCTGCTCAATGGCGCTGCTGACCGAAGGAGTCGTCGCTGCACCGACCGAGGGGATCGCGAAGGTGACGTTTGGGAAGAATGATGATGGCTCCGAGTATCTCAGGATCTATTATGCAGGTCCCATCCGGTCCGCTGGCGGGACAGCCCAGGCGCTCTCGGTCCTCGTCGGAGACTATGTCCGCCGTGCGCTTGGGATCAACCGGTATATTCCACGGCAGATAGAGATCGAACGCTACATCGAGGAGATCCGCCAGTATAATAATATCCTGAGCCTTCAGTACGCTCCAACAGAGGCAGAGCTCCGCCTGATCATCGAGAACTGCCCGGTCTGTATCGACGGTGAGCCGACCGAGCGGGATGAGGTCTCAGGATACCGCAATCTCGAACGGGTGGAGACGAATGCGGTCCGGGGGGGGATGGCACTCGTCATCGCCGAGGGACTCGCACTGAAGGCGCCAAAGATCCAGAAGAATGTTGCGAAGATGAAGATGTCGGGATGGGAGTGGCTTGATACCCTCGTCGCCGGTACCTCGTCATCAGGGGGGGAAGAGGAGACCGGTGTCCACCCGAAGGATAAATATCTCAAGGATGCTATCGCCGGCCGGCCGGTCTTTGCCTATCCGATGCGAAAAGGTGGGTTCCGGCTCCGGCTCGGCCGTGGAAGGAACAGTGGTTTTGCCGCGGGCGGTCTGAACCCGGCAACGATGTTCATCCTCGGTGAATATCTTTCGCCGGGAACGCAGATGAAGGTTGAACGGCCGGGCAAGGCGGCCGGTGTGGTTCCGGTTGATACCATTGAGGGTCCCACCGTCCTTCTTACCTCAGGTGAGGTGAGACGGATAGACCGGGAGGAGGATGCAGTGGCACTCATCTCTGATATTGAGGCGATCCTTGATGTCGGTGAGATGCTTATCAGCTTCGGAGAGTTCCTCGAGAATAACCATCCCCTTGTTCCACCGTCGTACTGCGAGGAGTGGTGGCTTCAGGAGCGGGGTCCCCGCCACCCTGAAGATGAGATGGAGGCGATACGGTTTGCGATGGATGGTGCGTATCTCCACCCTGATTACACCTGGTTCTTTGATGATCTCACAATGGAGGAGTTTCGATTCCTTGCGGATCTGGTTTCTGCAGGGGGGAGGGTGGAATCTGATCAGCTCAGAATCCAGAATAATGCCGAGATCAAACATCTGTTTGAGGAGATCCTGATTCCCCACACCATGGAGGGTGGTGATATCGTCATCCGGACCTATTACTCCCTTCTTGCCTGCCTCGGCCTCTCACTGGATCTCTCCCGGCGTGATGGCTGGAAGACGCTTCCTGCTTCAGGAGACGGCCTTGATGCCGCCCGGCATCTCAGCGGTTTTATGATCCGCTCAAAGGCGGGGACACGGATCGGTGGCCGGATGGGCCGTCCCGGCAAGTCTGCTCCACGGAAGATGAAGTCGGCACCCCATGCCCTCTTCCCGGTGGGGGATGGCGGTGGTGCGAGGCGATCATTTCAGGGAGCCGGTGCAAAGAAGAGTGGCGGGACCGTTCCGGATGGGGATCTCCTGATGCAGATCGAGACGACAGGGACGGTCAGTATCCCTCTTGGGGAGAGGAAATGTCCCCGTTGTGGGGTGACGACCTACTGGAACCGGTGCGGGTGCGGTGAACATACCGAACCGGTCTTCCGGTGTCTCCATTGTAACAAGGAGGTCACGGAGGATCGGTGCCCCCGCTGTGATGCCCCGACCACCTGCCAGCATGAGGTCGATCTCAATATTAAGAAAGAGTATGATGATGCCCTTGCCCGCCTTGGCATTCTTCCCGACGCCCTGAAGCTTTTAAAGGGGCTCAAGGAGCTGAAGTCCCGGGACCGGGCAGTGGAGCCGATTGAGAAGGGTATCCTCCGTGCGGTCCGGGATCTCTTCGCCTTTAAGGATGGAACGGTGAGATACGATATGATCGATCTCCCCCTCACGCATTTCCGGCCACGAGAGATCGGTGTCTCCCCTGAACGCCTCCGTGAACTTGGGTATCATACGGATATGGAAGGCCGGGATCTGGTGGATCTGGATCAGACGGTTGAACTGAGGCCCCAGGATATCCTCGTCTCCCGGGACTGCGGGGAGTACCTGGTATCTGTGGCAGGGTTTGTCGATGATCTCCTGGAGAAGGTCTACGGGCTTCCCCGGTACTATAATGCCCAGACGCCTGCGGATCTCGTCGGCCAGCTCCTGATCGGGCTTGCTCCGCATACAAGCGCGGGGGTGCTGGCACGGCTTATCGGGTATTCAGAGGCCCTCGTCGGATACGCTCACCCCTTCTTCCATGCAGCAAAGAGGAGGAACTGCTTCCATGGCGATACCGAGATCGAGGTCCGGGGTCCTGATGGCTGGAAGAGACTCCCGATCCGTGATTTTGTTGTCGGGAACTTTGATCTCTCCTCCCCGGGCATCGACCGTATCGGGACATTCTATTCAGATCCTGCAATACCCCATATGACGGTTGCGATCGATACGAACGGGACACCGAAGATGCGGCGGATCACCTCGGTCTCGGTCCACCGTGCCCCCGATCACCTCATCCTCTTTGAGACCGAACGGGGCAAACGGCTCGCCGTCACCCCGGATCACGCGATGCTGATCTGGGATTGCACGTACCTCCGGAAGATCCGGGCTGTTGAGGTGAAGCCGGGAGACCGGGTCGCGGTAATGGAAGGGGGGATGGTGCTTGCAGATACGATCCGGATCGCAGAGCCGACTCCGTGCCTTGATGATCGTGTCTACTGCCTGACGGTTGCCGGGGATCATACCCTCCATGCGAACGGGATCTTCACCGGCCAGTGCGATGGTGATGAGGATTGTGTGATGCTCCTCCTTGACGGCCTGATTAATTTCTCCCGCTCCTTCCTCCCGGAGACCCGTGGGGGATCGATGGATGCCCCCCTGGTCCTGACGAGCCGGATCGATCCGGCTGAGGTGGATAAGGAGACCCTGAATGTCGATCTGGTGAGCAGGTATCCGCTCTCGGTCTATGAAGGGTGCCTCCGGTATGCCGCTCCGAAGGATCTCGAGAAGGAGGTGGATCATGTGGAGCTCCGGATCGGGACGCCTGCCCAGTATGAGGGCTTCTCGTTTACGCATGATACCACGGATATCTCTGCGGGTCCTCAGACGACGATGTACACCCGGCTCGGGTCGATGGTGGATAAGCTCGATGCCGAACTCCTCCTTGCCCGGAAGATCCGGGCGGTGGATGAGGACGACCTCGCTGAGCGGGTGCTGACGACCCATTTCATTCGTGATATGATCGGCAACCTCAATGCTTTCTCAAAACAGGGGTTCCGGTGTCCACGCTGCGCTGCCAAGTTCCGGAGGATGCCGCTTGCCGGGAAGTGCCGGTGTGGCGGGAGGATCATCGCGACCGTGACCGAGGGGGCGGTGAAGAAGTACCTTGCTGCTTCCCAGTCCATCTGTGAGCAGTTCGCCATCTCTGAGTACACAAAACAGCGGATCCGGGTGATCGACGCCTCGATCAATTCCACCTTCGGGGAGGAGGAGAAGGTCCAGCTCGGTCTTGCAGATTTTATGTAG
- a CDS encoding HEAT repeat domain-containing protein, with amino-acid sequence MAGKEEIYALFRAVGEPDLEARREAELALAAIGPSAIPEIIAALEESQATMRWYLARAIARMGVASVDPVIEAIRLSGDPDLRRYLTGSLASLGEAGIPHLIRHLADDDVNVRGAIALALCRIGEPAIPALSEAADGDDPFLRTCAELVLFRMGEEGIIALFPDEEG; translated from the coding sequence ATGGCTGGTAAAGAAGAGATATATGCATTATTCAGAGCGGTCGGAGAACCGGATCTCGAGGCACGAAGAGAGGCGGAGCTGGCGCTTGCCGCGATCGGCCCGTCAGCCATCCCCGAAATTATCGCAGCGTTGGAGGAGTCACAGGCGACGATGCGGTGGTACCTTGCCCGCGCCATCGCCAGGATGGGCGTTGCTTCTGTTGATCCGGTGATCGAGGCGATTCGTTTGAGCGGGGATCCGGATCTCCGCCGGTACCTGACCGGATCCCTTGCATCGCTTGGTGAGGCGGGGATCCCGCATCTCATCAGGCATCTTGCCGATGATGATGTCAATGTCCGTGGAGCCATCGCACTTGCACTCTGCCGTATTGGTGAGCCGGCAATTCCTGCCCTCTCGGAAGCGGCCGACGGGGATGATCCCTTCCTCCGTACCTGTGCCGAACTCGTCCTCTTCAGGATGGGTGAAGAGGGGATCATAGCACTCTTTCCTGATGAAGAGGGGTAA
- a CDS encoding metal-dependent transcriptional regulator: protein MHSHHHGGKHCSSGTDRRTCVSNLSRKAEDYLEAIYRVATEKGYARTKDVALELGVQPSTVVEMFRKLHGFGLIEYRKYEGVVLRPEGETIGRSVHLRHQTLKEFLLLLKVPERIAEDDACFMEHELHPETIQQIRLLLDCIESNPDTAGTLSRHLLTARLSR, encoded by the coding sequence ATGCACAGCCATCACCATGGAGGAAAACATTGTTCATCAGGCACAGACCGAAGAACATGCGTCAGCAACCTGTCACGGAAAGCAGAAGACTATCTCGAAGCAATCTACCGCGTTGCCACCGAGAAGGGGTATGCCAGGACGAAGGATGTCGCCCTCGAACTTGGGGTGCAGCCATCCACCGTCGTTGAGATGTTCCGGAAGCTCCACGGCTTTGGCCTCATCGAATATAGAAAATATGAAGGTGTCGTCCTCCGACCGGAAGGTGAAACGATCGGGCGATCCGTTCACCTCCGCCACCAGACCCTCAAAGAGTTTCTCCTCCTTCTGAAAGTTCCTGAGCGGATCGCCGAAGATGATGCCTGCTTTATGGAGCATGAACTCCATCCTGAAACGATACAGCAGATCCGCCTCCTCCTCGACTGTATCGAGTCAAACCCGGATACTGCCGGGACACTCAGCCGCCACCTGCTGACGGCCCGCCTCTCCCGGTAA
- a CDS encoding DUF432 domain-containing protein, whose translation MYGRYGYQFCVEKGDLKVCFSKDEDFIRYFRSLGDKTVERIVASESGTVYINPVEPLNLPDEVTRFLEIRFEPILIEPEAVRQIYLTFPIEIGVFLGKSDAIQLIDVFSRMPQKYSLYGPTDTGVITRYYWSAVYLHRPSPDPWYEGVLELTMHNTTKGWIEVSRVVFENYGMKIYFDQELVSMKAHMQIIKHTIAETSFIDKPMREGMQKSIELYYSRKIPGVERAISYTMEEGMS comes from the coding sequence ATGTACGGTCGGTATGGGTACCAGTTCTGTGTTGAAAAAGGCGATTTAAAGGTCTGCTTCTCAAAGGATGAGGATTTTATCAGGTACTTCCGAAGCCTTGGTGATAAGACGGTGGAGCGGATCGTCGCATCAGAATCAGGAACGGTATATATCAACCCGGTTGAACCCCTGAACCTCCCTGATGAGGTGACCCGCTTCCTTGAGATCCGGTTTGAGCCTATCCTTATCGAACCGGAGGCTGTCCGGCAGATCTATCTGACATTTCCGATCGAGATCGGGGTGTTCCTTGGAAAATCAGATGCTATCCAGTTGATTGATGTATTCTCCCGGATGCCCCAGAAGTACTCCCTCTATGGACCAACCGATACCGGGGTGATCACCCGGTACTACTGGAGCGCCGTCTATCTCCATCGTCCATCACCGGATCCCTGGTATGAAGGCGTCCTTGAACTCACCATGCATAATACAACCAAAGGATGGATCGAGGTCTCCCGTGTGGTCTTTGAGAACTATGGGATGAAGATCTACTTTGACCAGGAACTCGTCTCAATGAAAGCACATATGCAGATAATCAAGCATACGATAGCCGAGACCTCATTTATCGATAAGCCGATGAGGGAGGGGATGCAGAAGTCAATTGAACTGTACTATTCAAGGAAGATCCCTGGTGTTGAGCGTGCGATAAGCTATACCATGGAGGAGGGGATGAGTTAG
- a CDS encoding mechanosensitive ion channel family protein translates to MDISDPETIFRSEGTILHLLTTPVIGETTPLDLVWVLIIFIFALTLIRVVRIQLKRSFGDRVPKSDLDFMTTIVTYLLYLATFLVILPYLHFDLSGLFVAGGIIALALAFATQNIVSNLVSGLFLMFERPIKIGDNISIGSMTATVQNIQIMSTIVRTFDGIYVRIPNSRLFTSDITNLVIHPARRFEYTIGIRYRDDAGKAISIIRDMIDKQPYALKSPGPSVYVDKLDSSSVNIVVKIWAPSLYWWGLRTELLWRLKVELEKNGIQIPFPQQEVWFNNILKADMKSVKEPPPIREIPFQPIEKEEKTKPGETHGW, encoded by the coding sequence ATGGATATCTCTGATCCGGAGACGATCTTTCGGTCTGAAGGGACAATTCTGCACCTTCTGACAACCCCCGTCATTGGAGAGACGACACCGCTCGATCTCGTCTGGGTTCTCATCATCTTTATATTTGCACTCACCCTGATCCGTGTCGTCAGGATCCAGCTGAAGCGGAGCTTCGGGGACAGGGTTCCAAAGTCGGATCTCGACTTTATGACGACGATCGTGACATACCTTCTGTATCTGGCGACCTTCCTTGTCATACTGCCATACCTGCACTTTGATCTCTCGGGTCTCTTCGTCGCCGGAGGAATCATCGCACTTGCCCTGGCGTTTGCGACCCAGAATATCGTCTCAAACCTGGTATCCGGACTATTTCTTATGTTCGAGCGGCCGATCAAGATCGGTGATAATATCTCGATCGGCTCCATGACGGCGACCGTCCAGAATATTCAGATTATGTCGACGATCGTCCGGACATTTGATGGCATCTATGTCCGGATCCCTAATTCCAGGCTCTTCACCAGTGATATCACAAATCTTGTCATCCATCCTGCCCGCCGGTTCGAATATACCATCGGCATACGATATCGGGATGATGCGGGAAAAGCGATCTCGATCATCAGGGATATGATCGATAAACAGCCGTATGCCTTAAAAAGTCCGGGTCCGTCTGTCTATGTTGACAAACTTGACAGCTCAAGCGTCAATATCGTCGTCAAGATCTGGGCTCCCTCCCTCTACTGGTGGGGGCTCCGGACCGAACTTCTCTGGAGACTCAAGGTTGAACTTGAGAAGAACGGCATCCAGATACCATTCCCCCAGCAGGAGGTCTGGTTTAATAATATCCTGAAGGCTGATATGAAGAGTGTTAAGGAACCACCCCCAATCCGGGAGATTCCCTTTCAGCCGATAGAAAAAGAGGAAAAGACAAAACCAGGTGAGACACATGGCTGGTAA
- a CDS encoding SLC13 family permease, whose product METGILLVLLVLTGTVILFITERIRIDVVAVLAALSLAWLGLVTPMEAFSGFASNAVIAMVSVMILGYGIERTGITSRLAAAIVTYAGTEERRVNATVSMTVGLLSSVMQNIGSAALFLPAMRRISRQTAIPVSRLMMPMGFAAILGGSVTMIGSGPLIVLNDLLIQADAEPFSLFAVTPVGLALLIAGVALFAFFGDRILPKKEEKKRGPTVAEIWDIDHPIWTCTISPTSPFIGKTREEAFFKLRYGLDLLAVRTYKEITIAPSRHTRLEPGQELAFLGTKEDFERFVSDSGCNPPGTSSRLRETLDGEGYGFAELIVRPKASIVGQSIREIGFRQRFSIEPIVHQSGETETRADFSDTPLTAGDTIVAFGSWDALRVLAGNRDLLLLTHPEVETIHHDKGVRAVLIFAAALLLTVTGVPLSLALLTGAAGMILFGILTPDEVYRAVEWKTIALIGGLIPLGIAMEKTGAAALVATSLTGTLAGTHPLVIMIAVAILATILSLIISNVAATVLLVPLVMLTGAGTGVDPRALALLVAVCASNSFILPTHQVNALLMAPGGYSTRDYLKAGSVMTIIFIGIAVTLIYFLIA is encoded by the coding sequence ATGGAGACCGGCATCCTCCTCGTACTCCTCGTCCTCACAGGAACAGTCATCCTCTTCATCACCGAACGGATACGTATCGATGTTGTGGCAGTCCTTGCCGCCCTCTCTCTTGCATGGCTTGGGCTCGTCACACCGATGGAGGCGTTCTCAGGTTTTGCGTCAAACGCCGTCATCGCGATGGTGTCGGTGATGATCCTCGGATATGGGATCGAGAGGACCGGGATTACATCCCGGCTTGCCGCGGCCATCGTCACGTATGCAGGTACTGAAGAGAGGAGGGTCAATGCCACCGTCTCGATGACGGTCGGTCTCCTCTCCTCGGTGATGCAGAATATCGGTTCCGCTGCCCTCTTCCTCCCGGCGATGAGGAGGATCAGCAGGCAGACGGCGATCCCGGTCTCCCGGCTGATGATGCCGATGGGATTTGCCGCAATCCTCGGGGGAAGTGTGACGATGATCGGATCCGGACCGCTCATCGTCTTAAACGATCTTCTTATCCAGGCAGATGCAGAGCCCTTCTCACTCTTTGCGGTGACGCCGGTCGGCCTTGCCCTCCTCATCGCCGGGGTTGCCCTCTTTGCCTTCTTCGGAGATCGGATCCTTCCAAAGAAGGAGGAGAAGAAGAGAGGTCCGACGGTCGCCGAGATATGGGATATCGATCATCCGATATGGACCTGCACCATCTCACCGACCTCCCCGTTCATTGGAAAGACCCGGGAAGAAGCCTTCTTCAAGCTCAGGTACGGACTTGATCTCCTGGCCGTCCGGACCTATAAGGAGATCACCATCGCCCCATCCCGCCATACACGGCTGGAGCCGGGCCAGGAGCTCGCCTTCCTCGGCACAAAAGAGGACTTTGAGAGATTCGTCAGTGATTCAGGGTGTAATCCCCCGGGAACTTCGAGCAGGCTCAGGGAGACACTGGACGGCGAGGGTTATGGATTTGCAGAACTGATCGTCCGGCCAAAGGCATCCATCGTCGGCCAGAGTATCAGGGAGATCGGGTTTCGCCAACGGTTCTCGATCGAACCCATCGTCCACCAGAGCGGGGAGACCGAGACGAGGGCAGACTTCTCTGATACCCCCCTCACGGCAGGAGACACCATCGTCGCCTTCGGCTCATGGGATGCATTACGGGTCCTTGCAGGCAACCGTGATCTCCTCCTCCTCACCCATCCGGAGGTTGAGACGATACACCATGACAAAGGGGTCCGGGCAGTCCTGATCTTTGCCGCCGCACTCCTCCTCACTGTCACCGGCGTTCCGCTCTCACTTGCACTCCTCACCGGTGCGGCAGGGATGATCCTCTTTGGAATCCTCACCCCCGACGAGGTGTACCGGGCAGTGGAGTGGAAGACCATCGCCCTCATCGGCGGGCTGATCCCGCTTGGGATTGCGATGGAGAAGACCGGGGCTGCGGCACTCGTCGCCACATCCCTCACCGGGACGCTTGCCGGAACCCACCCGCTGGTCATCATGATCGCGGTTGCCATCCTCGCGACCATCCTCTCTCTCATCATCTCAAATGTCGCAGCAACAGTCCTCCTTGTGCCGCTTGTCATGCTCACCGGAGCAGGGACAGGGGTTGATCCACGTGCATTGGCACTCCTTGTTGCGGTCTGTGCCTCCAACTCCTTCATCCTCCCGACCCACCAGGTGAATGCACTCCTGATGGCTCCCGGTGGCTACAGCACACGGGATTACCTCAAGGCAGGGAGTGTCATGACGATCATCTTCATTGGCATCGCCGTAACACTCATCTATTTCCTCATCGCATAG
- a CDS encoding HEAT repeat domain-containing protein → MTPRQRMCGDGTGYRDSFGFVYEIEWMPQTLPGALIGKTIIVSDDIIAMHPLYRNLPAVFIFLGLLIATAAELVYHAGAGIVTGYTHIYYLVIILAAYYYRFWGVAVGGYLGSVHIMADIALTGSVTGDAMIRAASFIAAGLLSAALASGLRANIPVSEVIQNSMCRVRARMVSEKDIIRMRQDCDLPSLLAILTFGEMDTRYAAIDALGRLRDPRAIEPLIESLRSDAYSGLRWKAAEALARIGSPAVGPLLSLLSDPDEDVRWKVAIALGEIRDPRAIDPLLSLLSDPDSYVRSRAALALATIGEPAVSDLIASLSDEDPVIRASASSALGILGNQDAIPALITALSDPDDRVRSEVISALSRIGSSVIPPLIEAIWAAPPDLRPGLLLLSADPGTVSPLIEMIEEADPDLRRELAMALQESGDSGLSVFIEELKKEVPSPGRLIAGIPGKR, encoded by the coding sequence ATGACTCCTCGCCAAAGAATGTGCGGAGATGGAACAGGTTACCGTGACTCATTCGGTTTTGTCTATGAAATCGAATGGATGCCGCAGACTCTGCCCGGCGCCCTGATAGGGAAGACTATTATTGTATCAGACGATATCATCGCTATGCATCCCCTGTACCGGAACCTTCCGGCAGTATTCATCTTCCTCGGTCTTCTCATCGCAACAGCAGCCGAGCTGGTCTATCATGCCGGGGCCGGTATCGTCACCGGATACACCCATATCTATTACCTGGTGATCATCCTCGCAGCATACTACTACAGGTTCTGGGGAGTTGCAGTCGGAGGATATCTTGGTTCTGTTCATATCATGGCAGATATTGCCCTCACCGGATCGGTGACCGGCGATGCGATGATTCGTGCAGCCTCCTTCATTGCAGCGGGTCTCCTCTCTGCGGCTCTGGCGTCCGGGCTCCGGGCTAATATTCCTGTGAGTGAGGTTATCCAGAATAGTATGTGCCGTGTTCGTGCACGGATGGTCTCTGAGAAGGATATCATCAGAATGCGCCAGGATTGTGATCTTCCTTCCCTCCTGGCAATTCTCACCTTTGGTGAGATGGATACCCGGTATGCAGCAATTGATGCCCTTGGGCGGCTCCGGGATCCACGTGCCATCGAACCACTCATCGAGAGCCTCAGGAGTGATGCCTATTCCGGCCTGCGATGGAAGGCGGCGGAGGCACTTGCCCGGATTGGATCTCCCGCCGTCGGTCCACTCCTCTCCCTCCTCTCAGATCCGGATGAAGATGTCAGGTGGAAGGTTGCAATTGCACTTGGTGAGATTCGTGACCCCCGGGCGATTGATCCCCTCCTCTCCCTCCTCTCTGATCCCGACTCGTATGTCCGGAGCAGGGCCGCGCTTGCACTGGCAACCATCGGAGAACCCGCGGTATCAGATCTGATCGCCTCCCTTAGTGACGAGGATCCGGTCATCAGGGCTTCGGCATCTTCCGCCCTTGGTATTCTGGGGAATCAGGACGCGATTCCGGCCCTCATCACTGCTCTTTCAGATCCCGATGACCGTGTCAGATCCGAGGTGATATCGGCCCTTTCACGAATCGGATCATCCGTTATCCCTCCTCTTATCGAGGCAATATGGGCCGCACCCCCGGATCTCCGCCCCGGTCTCCTCCTCCTTTCTGCTGATCCAGGAACGGTGAGTCCGCTGATCGAGATGATCGAGGAGGCCGATCCGGATCTGAGAAGGGAACTGGCAATGGCACTTCAGGAGTCAGGGGACTCTGGTCTCTCCGTCTTCATCGAGGAGCTGAAGAAAGAGGTCCCCTCCCCAGGCAGGCTTATTGCGGGTATTCCCGGAAAGAGGTAA